One segment of Vibrio gazogenes DNA contains the following:
- a CDS encoding M24 family metallopeptidase, protein MAYNLPQIDKLFSRMDIDLLIGTSKESIQYFSGFSPVIKTLNPYYGQCYVMLHRNAPDTIHIVHSIGEIDQILDADTPIHHVKTYGTFYRESIESVDLTQEEVKLQLLSQVERSHPSPAEAAKALIIELKKDIDIKRVGYDKDGMTLQSLQYLQQEFPELLWVEVSKQIRFSRQFKTSHEVELLTQSALINESAIYDTAAFAKIGVSETELAGRFNCALVQRGAFPSLTMLKIGRSAIGGQRRQRSDIYLQSGDLLWFDSDAIYQGFWSDIARVYSVGQPTPIIQKRYQALQNGMLAALDFIRPGLTGRDVYSRVMDVVHRSGFPEYNRHHVGHAIGLEPYETPILSPSDNNIIEEGMVLSVETPYYEFGIGALHIEDPLLVGSPHNQFLTANPAPDLVRL, encoded by the coding sequence ATGGCGTATAACTTACCTCAAATAGATAAATTATTCTCTAGGATGGATATTGACTTATTGATTGGTACAAGCAAAGAGAGCATTCAATACTTTTCTGGATTTTCACCTGTAATAAAAACATTAAATCCATATTATGGGCAATGTTATGTGATGCTACATCGTAATGCTCCTGACACAATACATATTGTACATTCTATTGGAGAAATTGATCAGATTCTCGATGCGGATACTCCAATTCATCATGTAAAGACATATGGAACATTTTATAGAGAATCTATTGAAAGTGTGGATTTAACACAGGAAGAGGTGAAACTACAGTTACTCAGTCAGGTTGAGCGATCACATCCTTCTCCAGCAGAAGCAGCTAAAGCATTAATTATCGAGCTGAAAAAAGATATAGATATTAAGAGAGTTGGTTATGACAAAGATGGTATGACATTACAATCATTACAATATCTACAACAGGAGTTTCCGGAGCTTTTATGGGTTGAAGTATCGAAGCAGATTCGCTTTTCTCGACAATTCAAGACCTCACATGAGGTTGAGTTGCTCACTCAGTCTGCTCTAATTAATGAATCTGCAATTTATGACACTGCTGCTTTTGCCAAAATTGGGGTGTCAGAAACCGAATTAGCAGGACGATTTAACTGTGCTCTGGTACAAAGAGGGGCTTTCCCTTCTTTAACTATGCTGAAAATCGGTCGTTCAGCTATTGGTGGACAACGTAGACAACGTTCAGACATTTATTTGCAGTCAGGAGATCTACTTTGGTTTGATTCTGACGCGATCTATCAAGGCTTCTGGTCTGATATTGCAAGAGTCTATAGTGTTGGACAACCGACTCCGATCATTCAAAAACGCTACCAAGCACTACAAAATGGAATGTTAGCCGCACTTGACTTTATACGTCCGGGGCTTACTGGTAGAGATGTATATTCAAGAGTCATGGATGTTGTCCATCGTTCAGGTTTTCCTGAATATAATCGCCACCACGTAGGGCATGCAATCGGGCTGGAACCTTATGAAACCCCTATTCTTAGTCCTTCTGATAACAACATTATTGAAGAGGGAATGGTTCTTTCTGTGGAAACACCATATTACGAGTTTGGGATAGGAGCATTGCATATAGAAGATCCTCTTCTAGTCGGTTCACCACATAACCAGTTTTTGACTGCCAATCCTGCCCCTGATTTAGTGAGATTATAA
- a CDS encoding TIGR00730 family Rossman fold protein has protein sequence MRIAVFCGSNHGVSPEFMEETKALAREMAKRNADLVYGGGKVGLMGTLADEAISSAVHVIGVMPQSLVDYELAHPDIDELIIVSDMHSRKALMAEHADAFIALPGGTGTLEEIFEAWTWAQLGLHSKPCGFLNINGYFDELLIFFEKIIASGFMKEEYASMLTVSDNVGDLLDNIVSYTPPVPKWQQACIPESI, from the coding sequence ATGCGTATTGCTGTTTTTTGTGGCTCTAATCATGGAGTCAGCCCCGAATTTATGGAAGAAACGAAAGCACTAGCTCGTGAAATGGCCAAAAGAAATGCTGATTTAGTTTACGGGGGAGGAAAAGTGGGCCTCATGGGAACATTGGCTGATGAAGCAATTTCTTCTGCTGTTCATGTTATTGGCGTTATGCCTCAGTCTTTGGTTGATTATGAATTAGCACACCCAGATATTGACGAATTGATTATTGTCAGTGACATGCATTCTCGAAAAGCATTAATGGCAGAACATGCAGATGCTTTTATTGCTTTACCTGGTGGTACCGGAACGTTAGAAGAAATTTTTGAGGCATGGACGTGGGCTCAATTAGGTTTGCACTCTAAGCCTTGTGGATTTTTAAATATCAATGGTTACTTTGATGAATTGCTAATTTTCTTTGAGAAAATTATTGCTTCAGGATTTATGAAAGAAGAATATGCTAGTATGCTTACTGTATCGGATAATGTCGGAGATTTACTCGACAATATAGTGTCGTACACTCCACCTGTTCCTAAATGGCAACAGGCCTGTATTCCAGAATCTATATAG
- a CDS encoding TonB-dependent receptor domain-containing protein, giving the protein MKKTVLAIAVVSQLPCAFYSYADSSNADTMVVTANRFEQKIKETIEPVEVITKQDINAIQATSLVDVLKHLPGVQIANQGGLGQSAELYLQGRSSSNTLFLLNGIRIGSATSGSTDLSAIPLKGIERIEVLRGPRAAVYGSDAVSGVVNLITTASPSNRSGVSASVGSNKYFDTNAYFSVADDVSWLNMSVTHQQNDGFDVKTNSPNIHDSDNDGVLSQYILADVGRKLSDSLTLKLNGYYQRKNSDYDYGQSSNGADQTDSDLYNVGLITEYKVDPSYQSHLTVATNQDSAEFHGQGATPNTISTNRDSFSWDNRYKLNQVLVVTGGFDWYRDRVDNGSIEYLSDKRRNTAGYLGGYLSLGDFSAEGNIRRDKNSAYGYVTTNQIASAYRLSDDLRITMSYGESFKAPTFNQLYWPTQCFGSGGCYSGNPSLVPEKTKTSELAFEGTYYGAELRLAAYRSRVKDMIDSLSNENVDRVDIQGMEFVSKFETGSLYHTVVYDFLDAKNSSTDKQLRRRARHSVKWDTEYLYGAWQVKLSYLFQGKRYEDTRNQKVLGGYGLVDLATSYMFDNGVKVGGRVANLLDREYQTALGYNTADREYYLNISYDL; this is encoded by the coding sequence ATGAAAAAAACAGTTTTAGCGATAGCAGTGGTATCGCAGCTCCCTTGTGCTTTCTATTCTTATGCAGACAGTTCAAATGCTGACACGATGGTGGTGACAGCGAATCGGTTTGAGCAAAAAATAAAAGAAACTATTGAACCAGTAGAAGTTATTACTAAACAAGATATTAATGCTATTCAAGCAACATCGTTGGTAGATGTACTAAAACATCTACCTGGTGTCCAGATTGCAAATCAAGGAGGGCTTGGGCAAAGCGCTGAACTTTATTTACAAGGACGTTCATCTAGTAATACCTTGTTCCTTTTAAATGGTATTAGGATCGGTAGTGCCACCTCTGGATCAACAGATCTATCTGCAATTCCACTGAAAGGTATTGAGAGGATAGAGGTACTTCGAGGCCCTCGAGCTGCCGTTTATGGCTCCGATGCAGTCAGTGGTGTTGTTAATCTGATTACAACAGCATCGCCGAGCAACCGTTCAGGCGTATCAGCATCGGTAGGAAGTAATAAATACTTTGATACAAATGCTTATTTTTCTGTGGCGGATGATGTTAGTTGGTTAAACATGTCTGTAACTCATCAACAGAATGATGGTTTTGATGTAAAGACGAATAGTCCAAATATTCATGATTCAGATAATGATGGGGTTCTCTCACAATATATATTGGCTGATGTGGGGAGAAAACTATCAGACTCATTAACCCTAAAATTGAATGGGTATTACCAGCGTAAAAACTCAGATTATGATTATGGACAATCATCGAATGGAGCTGATCAGACAGATAGTGATTTATATAATGTCGGCTTGATTACAGAGTATAAAGTAGATCCTAGTTATCAAAGTCACTTGACGGTAGCAACGAATCAGGATTCGGCTGAATTCCATGGGCAAGGAGCAACACCAAATACGATTAGTACCAACCGAGACTCATTTTCATGGGATAATCGATATAAGTTAAATCAAGTGCTTGTCGTTACTGGTGGTTTCGACTGGTATCGTGATCGTGTTGACAATGGTTCGATTGAGTACCTCAGTGATAAACGAAGAAATACTGCTGGCTATCTTGGCGGATATTTATCTTTAGGAGACTTTTCTGCTGAAGGAAATATTAGACGGGATAAAAATAGTGCTTACGGTTATGTAACGACTAACCAAATTGCCTCGGCATATCGTTTATCGGATGATCTGCGTATTACGATGAGTTATGGGGAATCCTTTAAAGCGCCAACCTTTAATCAACTTTATTGGCCGACCCAATGTTTTGGATCCGGTGGTTGCTACTCCGGGAATCCATCTCTTGTTCCTGAAAAAACAAAGACGAGTGAATTAGCATTTGAAGGGACTTATTATGGGGCGGAGCTTCGTCTGGCAGCCTATCGAAGCCGCGTGAAAGATATGATCGATAGTCTCTCAAATGAAAATGTGGATAGAGTCGATATACAAGGGATGGAGTTTGTCTCAAAATTTGAAACAGGGAGTTTGTATCACACCGTCGTATACGATTTTCTGGATGCTAAAAATAGTTCAACAGATAAGCAGCTCAGACGTAGAGCAAGACATAGTGTCAAATGGGATACTGAATATCTATATGGAGCATGGCAAGTTAAGTTGAGTTATTTATTTCAAGGGAAAAGATACGAAGATACAAGAAACCAAAAAGTCCTAGGAGGATATGGTTTAGTTGATTTGGCAACTTCTTATATGTTCGATAATGGTGTTAAAGTCGGTGGTAGAGTTGCTAATTTACTTGATAGGGAATATCAGACCGCACTTGGTTACAATACGGCAGATAGAGAGTACTATCTAAATATCTCATATGATTTGTAA
- a CDS encoding RNA recognition motif domain-containing protein encodes MNLTKYFLWLATFAVLGVIALSQLAIPSVVAFLVGLAGATLVFLLTSQNSSSQQQSQMATTTLYVGNLPYKANESNVKSLFADYGEVFAVRLMKDKRTGKRRGFGFVVMPEADAQKAITELNESSYMDRTLKVRVANDPKNPESDSSQFD; translated from the coding sequence ATGAATTTAACTAAATATTTTTTGTGGCTTGCCACGTTTGCTGTATTAGGTGTCATTGCACTTTCTCAGCTCGCAATTCCCTCGGTGGTTGCTTTCCTGGTCGGATTGGCAGGAGCAACACTTGTTTTTCTTCTCACTTCACAAAATTCGTCTTCTCAACAGCAATCACAGATGGCGACAACAACATTATATGTCGGCAACCTCCCTTACAAAGCCAATGAATCGAATGTGAAAAGCCTATTTGCAGATTATGGTGAAGTCTTCGCTGTGCGTTTAATGAAAGACAAACGGACTGGCAAGCGACGTGGATTTGGCTTTGTGGTCATGCCGGAGGCTGACGCACAAAAAGCAATTACAGAACTCAATGAGTCTAGTTATATGGATCGGACTCTTAAAGTTCGGGTTGCGAATGATCCGAAAAATCCTGAATCGGATAGTTCTCAATTTGATTAA
- a CDS encoding quinone-dependent dihydroorotate dehydrogenase: protein MKFRFYTTCLHILPPEIAHHLSIWGLRYFSPKQSIEIPAGLSQTLWKKKFAHPIGLAAGFDKDAEAYNALGRLGFSFVEVGSITPKAQPGHPRPRLFRLKDNQAIINRYGFNSKGMNYAKQMLENRRDNMILGINLGKNKETVNYLDDFLQVAETLIPYADYLTINLSSPNTPGLRDLQQAEIIEPLLKSLDVLRVEEASGCPIFIKLSPDIAPSEETELLSYLASSIIDGIIVSNTTISRDGLSLSPTSKQSGGLSGKPLQKRARDMLIRVYSTVGRDKPIIASGGINSGVEAYERICMGASLCQIYTAFVYEGPDIISRMLTEMEQCMLRDGYSTIEQAIGSYYV, encoded by the coding sequence ATGAAATTTAGATTCTATACTACATGTCTACATATTCTTCCCCCAGAAATTGCGCACCATCTCTCTATATGGGGTTTAAGATATTTTTCCCCAAAGCAATCTATAGAAATACCAGCAGGACTAAGTCAAACCCTTTGGAAGAAAAAATTCGCTCATCCGATTGGTTTGGCGGCAGGGTTTGATAAGGATGCAGAAGCCTACAATGCTTTAGGGCGTTTAGGATTTAGTTTTGTGGAAGTTGGATCTATTACCCCAAAAGCACAGCCTGGTCATCCTCGTCCTCGCTTGTTCCGTCTTAAGGATAATCAAGCGATTATCAATCGGTATGGCTTTAACTCAAAGGGTATGAATTATGCTAAACAAATGTTAGAAAATCGGCGTGACAATATGATTCTTGGAATTAATCTAGGGAAAAATAAAGAAACAGTGAATTATCTGGATGATTTTTTGCAAGTCGCAGAAACACTAATACCTTACGCTGATTATCTGACAATTAATCTATCATCACCTAATACCCCTGGACTGAGAGATTTACAGCAGGCAGAAATCATAGAACCTTTATTAAAAAGTCTTGATGTACTTAGGGTAGAAGAGGCTAGCGGTTGTCCTATTTTTATTAAACTATCCCCAGATATCGCGCCATCAGAAGAGACTGAACTACTCTCTTATTTAGCTAGCTCAATTATTGATGGAATAATTGTCAGTAATACGACAATTAGCCGGGATGGTTTGTCACTATCACCAACAAGCAAACAGTCTGGGGGACTATCCGGTAAACCTTTACAGAAAAGAGCGCGAGATATGCTCATAAGGGTTTATTCGACTGTTGGTCGTGATAAACCAATTATTGCATCAGGGGGAATCAATAGTGGCGTAGAAGCCTATGAACGTATCTGTATGGGGGCAAGTCTATGTCAAATCTATACCGCTTTTGTATATGAAGGTCCAGATATTATTTCTCGTATGTTGACAGAAATGGAGCAATGTATGTTACGTGATGGCTATTCTACAATAGAACAAGCAATAGGATCATATTATGTCTAA
- the murI gene encoding glutamate racemase codes for MQLIFSFLTYHIFIVSSQVSNILIFDSGVGGLSVYREIIQRLPDHNYFYLFDNEGYPYGELPQQELLHRVEALVTSIVKKMAIDIVVIACNTASTIVLPSLRKRLDIPVVGVVPAIKPACNLAQQCVGLIATPATIKRPYTHELIRDFSSDKDICLLGSTALVDMAERKLRGVTVNMFELASILQPIQGKIDVAVLGCTHFPLLRDEIQQVLGSKVILVDSGKAIARRVESLISETMCRHAPKTPRVFASTSPYDSEALTQVLSDWGFNQIENYPIQDFSDHSQPEL; via the coding sequence ATGCAGCTTATTTTCTCCTTTCTGACGTACCATATTTTTATCGTGTCTTCACAAGTTTCTAATATCCTAATCTTTGACTCCGGTGTCGGTGGCCTCTCGGTTTATCGGGAAATTATTCAGCGACTGCCTGATCATAACTACTTCTATCTGTTCGATAATGAAGGCTATCCATATGGAGAGCTACCACAACAGGAACTACTCCACCGGGTTGAAGCCTTAGTCACATCTATCGTTAAGAAAATGGCGATTGATATCGTTGTGATTGCTTGTAATACCGCGAGCACGATTGTTTTGCCTTCCTTACGAAAGCGCTTAGATATTCCTGTCGTTGGGGTTGTGCCTGCGATTAAGCCTGCGTGTAATTTGGCCCAGCAATGTGTCGGCCTTATTGCGACTCCCGCAACCATCAAGCGGCCTTATACGCATGAGCTGATTCGGGACTTCTCATCTGATAAAGATATCTGTCTGCTTGGCTCAACAGCGTTGGTCGATATGGCTGAGCGTAAATTACGTGGCGTTACAGTGAACATGTTTGAACTGGCAAGCATTCTTCAACCGATTCAGGGGAAAATCGATGTTGCGGTACTCGGCTGCACACATTTCCCGCTATTGAGAGATGAGATTCAGCAGGTATTAGGAAGCAAGGTCATTCTGGTGGATTCTGGCAAAGCGATTGCCCGAAGGGTGGAGAGCTTGATTTCTGAAACAATGTGTAGACATGCCCCAAAAACACCTCGGGTTTTTGCCAGCACTTCGCCATATGATAGCGAAGCACTGACACAAGTTTTATCCGATTGGGGATTTAATCAAATTGAGAACTATCCGATTCAGGATTTTTCGGATCATTCGCAACCCGAACTTTAA
- a CDS encoding 4-hydroxyphenylacetate 3-hydroxylase family protein: MLGENYLKRLKTPRCVYINSKLVTDVTTEDSFKGAIDSIVNFYQLQESQSDLFTYMEDEKQYHISTLAPKNIDDLKKKRDSYKIVADLSFGMLGRTPDFINAALAAMAVNSDFLGAGEFIDFSYNAKCYYEKCRQENLFVGHGAVNPQIDRAVQLGIQENAYCGVRVISSDEKGIIVSGAKMIVTLAPIADELLIFNMPGLRPGDEDFALAFAVPVTAQGLKLICRKPLNYKNYNLLDHPMANQFDESDAYMIFDEVFIPWSDVFVFRDVEKSNSFYDKTRIRNHNGHQGIVRGLAKAELLTGVAIELADKMGLDTFLNVQEQLGEMTTSLELVRAAILLSEQDATLENDILNPSIHAIQAVRYHFPKWYHRMVNIIQSLAAGSMLAVPHHGDFDNENGETIRTTLHSATMSAEERTFLLNLAWDLTGDGFGQRQLVYEIYHAGDPVRIAATHYKNYPKKNIKQHINKIKKSLSRYSFS, from the coding sequence ATGTTAGGAGAAAATTACTTAAAAAGACTGAAAACCCCAAGATGTGTTTATATTAACTCAAAGTTAGTTACAGATGTAACTACAGAGGATTCGTTTAAAGGGGCCATTGATAGTATTGTTAATTTTTATCAACTCCAAGAGTCACAATCAGACTTGTTCACTTATATGGAAGATGAGAAACAATATCACATAAGTACACTAGCTCCTAAAAACATTGATGATCTAAAGAAGAAACGTGATAGCTATAAGATCGTTGCTGATTTATCTTTTGGAATGCTGGGAAGAACACCTGATTTTATTAATGCAGCTTTAGCAGCTATGGCTGTTAATTCTGACTTCTTAGGAGCGGGAGAGTTTATTGATTTTTCATATAATGCTAAATGTTATTATGAAAAATGCCGTCAGGAAAATCTCTTCGTTGGCCATGGAGCCGTCAATCCCCAGATTGATCGTGCAGTACAATTAGGGATTCAGGAAAATGCATATTGCGGTGTACGAGTTATTTCATCAGATGAAAAGGGCATTATAGTTTCTGGGGCAAAAATGATCGTCACGTTAGCACCTATCGCTGATGAATTATTAATTTTCAATATGCCGGGACTACGTCCTGGTGATGAGGACTTCGCACTGGCTTTTGCCGTGCCGGTAACGGCTCAGGGCCTAAAATTAATATGTCGTAAACCTTTAAACTATAAAAATTATAATTTGTTGGATCACCCAATGGCAAATCAATTTGATGAGTCTGATGCCTATATGATTTTTGATGAAGTGTTTATTCCTTGGAGCGATGTGTTTGTATTTCGCGATGTTGAAAAGTCGAATTCTTTTTATGATAAAACACGGATCCGTAATCACAATGGGCATCAAGGAATTGTTCGTGGACTTGCTAAGGCCGAGCTGTTAACAGGTGTAGCAATTGAACTTGCAGATAAAATGGGCTTGGATACTTTCCTCAATGTCCAAGAACAATTAGGTGAGATGACAACGAGTCTTGAATTAGTTAGAGCTGCAATTCTTCTATCTGAACAGGATGCAACATTAGAAAATGATATCTTAAATCCTAGTATTCATGCAATTCAAGCAGTTCGATACCATTTCCCTAAATGGTATCACCGTATGGTAAATATTATCCAATCACTAGCAGCAGGTTCTATGTTAGCAGTACCGCACCATGGTGACTTCGATAATGAAAATGGTGAGACGATTCGTACAACATTGCATAGCGCAACTATGAGTGCTGAGGAGCGAACTTTTCTTTTAAATCTTGCTTGGGATTTAACTGGTGATGGTTTTGGGCAAAGACAGTTGGTATATGAAATTTATCATGCAGGTGACCCTGTAAGAATTGCTGCAACACATTATAAAAATTATCCTAAAAAAAACATCAAACAGCATATAAATAAAATTAAAAAAAGCTTATCCAGATATAGTTTTAGTTAG
- the pyrE gene encoding orotate phosphoribosyltransferase — translation MSNIQSEFAAFLIDSKVINFGEFKLKSGRVSPYFFNFGQLSSARLLNETAHYYARFLYEHKLRPDVIFGPAYKGIPLGVATALSLQRDFAYNVQFSFNRKEVKSYGDGGFLVGSQLQKACVVIIDDVITSGITIDDSVKLVVENGGQVKSYLVALDRQERSFDCGKSAIQDAEERLGLNIFSITNIQHILAHLTTIPNSQSNVESILNYLKKYGV, via the coding sequence ATGTCTAATATTCAGAGTGAATTTGCGGCATTTCTCATTGACAGCAAAGTAATTAATTTTGGTGAATTTAAGCTAAAATCTGGCAGAGTAAGTCCGTACTTTTTTAACTTCGGTCAATTATCTAGTGCTCGACTATTAAACGAAACTGCACATTATTATGCTCGTTTCCTATATGAGCATAAATTAAGGCCTGATGTGATTTTTGGTCCAGCTTATAAAGGCATTCCTTTAGGTGTTGCGACTGCTTTATCATTACAACGTGATTTTGCATATAATGTTCAATTTTCATTCAATAGAAAGGAAGTGAAATCGTATGGGGATGGTGGATTCCTAGTCGGTTCTCAATTGCAAAAAGCTTGTGTGGTAATCATTGATGATGTGATCACTTCAGGTATTACTATTGATGATAGTGTAAAACTAGTCGTAGAAAATGGAGGACAAGTAAAATCATACCTTGTTGCGCTTGATCGCCAAGAGCGTTCGTTCGATTGTGGTAAATCTGCTATACAGGATGCTGAAGAACGTTTAGGACTAAATATTTTTTCAATTACAAATATTCAACATATTCTAGCGCATCTGACGACGATACCAAATTCGCAGTCGAATGTTGAATCTATACTGAATTATCTGAAGAAGTACGGTGTGTAG
- the trmA gene encoding tRNA (uridine(54)-C5)-methyltransferase TrmA — translation MATLDVNPERYQNQLKEKVTRLTEMFSEFQMPELTVFESPEQHYRMRAEFRVWHEGNDLYYIMFDQETRQKYRVDQFPAASQLINQLMPALLEQIRDNDILRHKLFQVDFLSSLSGEILVSLLYHRQIDEQWQQAAQTLKETLRQQGFNLNLIGRARKIKMVLDRDYVVEKLSVHGQTYTYQQVENSFTQPNGRIAEKMLAWAVDCTRDSQGDLLELYCGNGNFSLALAQNFNRVLATELAKPSVDSAQYNIAANHIDNVQIIRMSAEEFTQAMEGKREFRRLKDAGVDLSSYQCNTIFVDPPRSGMDIDTCKMVQKYPRILYISCNPETLKENLAVLSETHRITRFALFDQFPYTHHMEAGVMLERIK, via the coding sequence ATGGCTACTCTTGATGTAAATCCCGAACGCTACCAGAATCAACTAAAAGAGAAAGTCACTCGGCTTACTGAGATGTTCTCTGAATTTCAAATGCCAGAACTGACCGTGTTTGAATCACCGGAACAACACTATCGGATGCGTGCGGAGTTTCGTGTCTGGCATGAAGGGAATGACCTCTACTACATCATGTTCGATCAGGAAACTCGCCAGAAATATCGGGTCGATCAGTTTCCGGCAGCAAGCCAACTGATCAATCAACTGATGCCAGCTTTGCTCGAACAGATTCGTGATAACGATATCCTGCGCCATAAGCTGTTTCAGGTTGATTTTTTATCATCACTCAGCGGCGAAATTCTTGTCTCACTACTCTACCATCGTCAGATTGACGAACAGTGGCAGCAAGCCGCACAAACCTTGAAAGAGACATTACGTCAACAAGGGTTCAACCTGAATTTAATTGGCCGGGCGCGAAAAATAAAGATGGTCTTAGATCGCGATTACGTGGTTGAAAAACTGTCCGTCCATGGTCAAACCTACACCTACCAGCAAGTTGAAAACAGTTTCACTCAGCCCAACGGACGTATTGCGGAAAAAATGTTGGCGTGGGCGGTTGACTGCACCCGTGACAGTCAGGGCGATCTGTTAGAACTCTACTGCGGGAATGGCAATTTCTCTCTCGCTCTGGCGCAAAATTTCAACCGTGTGCTGGCAACAGAACTGGCGAAACCTTCGGTCGACTCTGCGCAATACAATATTGCTGCCAACCATATCGATAATGTACAAATCATCCGGATGTCCGCGGAAGAATTTACTCAAGCTATGGAAGGAAAGCGTGAGTTCCGCCGCCTGAAAGATGCTGGCGTTGATCTCAGTAGCTACCAATGCAACACGATTTTTGTCGATCCACCGCGCTCAGGTATGGATATCGATACTTGTAAGATGGTGCAGAAATATCCTCGAATTCTTTATATTTCTTGTAACCCGGAAACCCTCAAGGAAAATCTGGCCGTTCTGAGTGAAACGCACCGCATTACTCGCTTCGCGCTGTTCGACCAGTTCCCCTACACCCACCATATGGAAGCAGGTGTGATGTTAGAGCGCATTAAATAA
- a CDS encoding pyridoxal-phosphate dependent enzyme encodes MTTHTICSVTDLIGHTPLFSLQHPLIPANKKLLLKLEQFNPNFSVKDRTALGLIQTAMNSGKLHPGGTVIESTSGNLGKSLAMLSASMGFRLIVVVDPKVSHNSLNWFKSYGAEVEVVSTPDVNGGYQKARIDRVKALLEKYPGAYWTNQYDNPDNPNYHEMITSQEFINIPVDMMLGSVSTGGHFGGIVKGVKKVHPKTLSMACDVAGSAIFGEPFHPYLLNGLGLSWKAQNTDLAIFDFLNNVSDQDAISLCRLLARDIGLLLGGSSGVVIFSALVALRLPEINSVLAITPDSGINYLEQFYDDDWLVEKGVIPLSKEQLEIRLSCNADKFYEEMIIHDEI; translated from the coding sequence ATGACGACACATACTATATGTTCTGTAACTGATCTTATCGGTCATACACCTCTCTTTTCGTTACAGCACCCTCTCATTCCTGCCAATAAAAAGTTGCTGCTCAAACTAGAACAGTTTAATCCAAATTTTAGCGTTAAAGATCGGACTGCTCTAGGGTTAATTCAAACAGCAATGAATAGTGGGAAGTTGCATCCTGGAGGGACAGTAATTGAATCAACTTCAGGGAATTTGGGGAAATCACTAGCAATGCTTAGTGCTAGTATGGGGTTTCGTTTGATTGTAGTCGTTGATCCGAAAGTCAGTCACAACTCTCTAAACTGGTTTAAATCTTACGGAGCTGAAGTTGAAGTTGTTAGTACTCCAGATGTAAATGGTGGATACCAAAAAGCTCGAATTGATAGAGTTAAAGCTTTGTTAGAAAAATATCCTGGGGCTTACTGGACGAATCAATATGATAATCCAGATAATCCGAATTACCATGAGATGATTACCTCACAAGAATTTATAAATATACCTGTTGACATGATGCTTGGTTCAGTGAGTACAGGCGGGCACTTTGGTGGTATTGTTAAAGGTGTAAAAAAGGTACATCCAAAAACGCTTTCTATGGCTTGTGATGTGGCAGGCTCTGCTATTTTTGGAGAACCATTTCATCCCTATTTACTCAATGGATTAGGACTAAGTTGGAAAGCACAGAATACGGATCTAGCCATATTTGACTTTCTTAACAATGTTAGTGATCAGGATGCAATCTCTTTGTGTCGGTTATTAGCGCGTGATATTGGGTTGTTGCTTGGAGGTTCTTCAGGCGTTGTTATTTTCTCTGCACTAGTGGCACTACGGTTACCTGAAATTAATTCAGTACTCGCTATCACACCAGACTCCGGTATCAACTATCTTGAGCAATTTTACGATGATGACTGGCTGGTAGAAAAGGGAGTCATACCTTTATCAAAAGAACAGTTGGAAATTCGGTTATCGTGTAACGCAGACAAGTTTTATGAAGAGATGATAATTCACGATGAAATTTAG
- a CDS encoding DMT family transporter, with the protein MNPVYILIAISVGVAIAMQSAVNNQLKNILGGSTMLASMISFIIGSVCLVCLCAISGERFTQLNQLQYSNSWQLTGGALGAFFVFGTTFLAPRIGIAAMISLVILGQIVTSLILDKYGFLGLPIRDISPTRLLGTALVLGGVLCVNYSSR; encoded by the coding sequence GTGAATCCAGTCTATATACTCATTGCTATCAGTGTTGGTGTAGCTATTGCTATGCAGTCAGCTGTGAATAATCAACTGAAGAATATCTTAGGTGGCAGCACTATGCTTGCTTCCATGATTTCCTTTATCATCGGCAGTGTATGCCTTGTATGTTTATGTGCAATATCAGGTGAACGTTTTACACAATTAAATCAGTTGCAATATAGCAATAGCTGGCAACTCACAGGAGGAGCTCTCGGTGCATTCTTTGTATTTGGCACGACGTTTCTTGCACCGCGGATAGGTATTGCTGCAATGATTTCGTTAGTTATATTAGGACAAATTGTTACATCCTTAATTTTGGATAAGTATGGTTTTCTTGGGTTACCAATTCGGGATATTTCTCCTACTCGTTTACTGGGAACAGCCTTAGTTTTGGGCGGTGTATTATGTGTAAACTACAGTAGTCGATGA